The following proteins are encoded in a genomic region of Triticum dicoccoides isolate Atlit2015 ecotype Zavitan chromosome 1B, WEW_v2.0, whole genome shotgun sequence:
- the LOC119306327 gene encoding cell number regulator 6-like, whose protein sequence is MAEARRSHPSQYVKLTKDQDASASGPGVEDIRPGELNLPVAVPQLERMMCIQCGQVLPEGHQAPADEPWTTGIFGCAEDPESCWTGLFCPCLLFGRNVQALREDIPWTRPCTCHAVCVEGGIALAILTAIFHGVDPDASILIGEGLVCCWWICSIYTSIVRENLQKKYHLEKSPCDPCIVHCCFHYCANCQEHRERKGRLAENSVVPMTVVNPPPLQEMSMAENNAPTSENEGSKAA, encoded by the exons ATGGCGGAGGCGCGACGCAGCCACCCGTCGCAGTACGTGAAGCTGACCAAGGACCAGGACGCTTCCGCCTCCGGCCCCGGCGTGGAGGACATCCGCCCTGGCGAGCTCAACCTGCCCGTCGCCGTCCCGCAG CTGGAGCGGATGATGTGCATCCAGTGTGGGCAGGTGCTGCCTGAGGGCCACCAGGCGCCggccgacgagccgtggaccaccgGCATCTTCGGTTGCGCTGAAGACCCCGAGAGCT GCTGGACTGGACTATTCTGCCCCTGTTTGTTGTTTGGACGAAATGTTCAGGCCCTTAGAGAAGATATCCCATGGACAAGACCCTGCACTTGCCATGCTGTCTGTGTTGAAGGTGGCATTGCATTGGCAATCCTTACGGCTATATTCCATGGTGTTGACCCAGACGCATCGATCCTGATTGGTGAAGGCCTGGTCTGCTGTTGGTGGATATGCTCTATTTATACTAGTATTGTTCGTGAAAACCTTCAGAAGAAGTATCATCTCGAG AAATCTCCATGCGATCCTTGCATAGTTCACTGCTGCTTCCACTACTGCGCGAACTGTCAGGAGCATCGTGAAAGGAAAGGCCGACTTGCAGAAAACAGTGTTGTTCCAATGACCGTTGTCAACCCACCGCCGCTGCAAGAGATGAGCATGGCTGAGAACAACGCTCCCACATCCGAGAATGAAGGGTCAAAGGCAGCATGA